In Deinococcus psychrotolerans, the genomic window ACCACATTGGCAGTTTTGCGTCCCGCGCCTGGCAAAGCCACCACCGCCGCGAAATCGTTGGGTACCTCTCCGCCGTGCCGCTCCAAAAGGAGGCCAGAGAGGGCCACCAGATTTTTGGCTTTGTTGCGGTAGAGGCCAATGCTTTTAATCAGGGCTTCCACCGCTTCCACGGATGCGGCGCTCATGGCCTGCGCGTCGGGGTAAGCGGCAAAGAGGGCGGGCGTGGCGGCGTTCACGCTTTTGTCGGTGGCCTGCGCTGAGAGCACGGTGGCGATGAGGAGTTCAAACGGGCTTTGGTACTCAAGTTCGGTGCGGGCGTCGGGGTAGGCAGCCTGCAGGCCACTGAGGACACCCTCGGCGCGGCGTTTGAGGGCGGTGGGCGGGCGCGGACGAGAAGCTTTGGCGGGCGTTTTGGCAGCGGGAGACACGCCCTTAGCTTAGCCAACTTCACGCTTTACTTACCCATTACTTAAATGCACTAAGCTGACCGGCGATATGGACTGGCTTTATAGCGTCATTCTCGGCATCGTCGAAGGTCTCACCGAATTCCTTCCCGTTTCTTCCACCGGCCACCTGATCGTGGCGGGCGACCTCCTGCGCGTGCCCTGGCAAAAAAATGTGCTCGACACCTTTGAAGTGGTGATTCAGGGCGGAGCGATTTTGGCGGTGGTGGTGTATTACTGGCGCGACCTGGTGCGGCAGGCCAGCACCATCAACAAAGACGCGGGCGTACAGCGCTTGTGGCTGGGGATCGTGGTGGCCTGCATTCCCGCCGTGATTTTGGGCGCACTCTTCGGTAGCAAAATCAAGGCGCTGCTGTTTACCCCGACCGTCGTGGCGTGGGCGCTGATCGTTGGCGGCGTGCTGATGTATTTCATCGAAATGCGCCCGCGCCCCGCCACCACCCACAAGCTGGAGAGCATCAGCTTGCCGCAGGCCATCACCGTGGGCGTGGTGCAGTGCTTGGCGCTGCTGTGGCCGGGCTTTTCGCGCTCGGCCAGCAGCATTCTCGGCGGGATGCTGACCGGTTTAGACCGCCCCACCGCCACCAAGTTCAGCTTCTACCTCGGTATTCCAGTGCTGGGCGGCGCGACCTTGCTGGATTTCGTCAAGCACAAGGACGACCTCGGCGCGGCGGGCCTGACCAACGTGGGCATCGGTTTTGTGGTCAGCTTTATCGTGGCGTATTTCGTGATCGGCTGGCTGCTGCGCTTTGTCAGCACCCACGATTTCAAAGGGTTTGCCGTTTACCGCATCATCATCGGCGTCAT contains:
- the nth gene encoding endonuclease III; translation: MSPAAKTPAKASRPRPPTALKRRAEGVLSGLQAAYPDARTELEYQSPFELLIATVLSAQATDKSVNAATPALFAAYPDAQAMSAASVEAVEALIKSIGLYRNKAKNLVALSGLLLERHGGEVPNDFAAVVALPGAGRKTANVVLSNAYGMAAIAVDTHVGRLARRLGLSEQMNPDKVELDLQALFPQDSWIFLHHALILHGRRVCLARRPLCSSCTLLSLCPRLGVESSG
- a CDS encoding undecaprenyl-diphosphate phosphatase; this translates as MDWLYSVILGIVEGLTEFLPVSSTGHLIVAGDLLRVPWQKNVLDTFEVVIQGGAILAVVVYYWRDLVRQASTINKDAGVQRLWLGIVVACIPAVILGALFGSKIKALLFTPTVVAWALIVGGVLMYFIEMRPRPATTHKLESISLPQAITVGVVQCLALLWPGFSRSASSILGGMLTGLDRPTATKFSFYLGIPVLGGATLLDFVKHKDDLGAAGLTNVGIGFVVSFIVAYFVIGWLLRFVSTHDFKGFAVYRIIIGVIILVLIYSGVINNLNRA